From a single Nothobranchius furzeri strain GRZ-AD chromosome 7, NfurGRZ-RIMD1, whole genome shotgun sequence genomic region:
- the tmem108 gene encoding transmembrane protein 108 isoform X3, which translates to MKTRLQVLRCQLLSVLAFLALPGGVVVSAQELFFGQTSQGSVNMAATHKSLLSPPKPSPVYWHQEGSSSGEWSSKGTQPSDIILPSAGLPLLHTALAPHIHDIETVTPNSDSHVTHPQGPRWNTVNQGLVHAFFRVPQIQNPVSVSINQASGRPKLSSTVLPNMSVLSNSGSDRGETLIADHKKPQKQPGDPKKPSSLASRSSSSVDVYSARGLKLREHAVGSPELPVHHTISLREVHAVNETPTAQLLIESKDGSVSLVASPSENFTSTVPNMVLSTEPDLSSQNSTDNLTNQTAATEEGGGTGTASAGTQKVNVTIPAGLTSNSSPFEETPAQGNGSETLSTASGNIQDPVTTNEPWTSGNSSGSAGDSPPSRVTICLSRMDIVWIVLAISVPVSSISVLLTVLCMRKKKKSTSQENNLSYWNNAITMDYFSRHAVELPREIHTLESEEHETCLPPNGDYSGSSVVLVNPFCQETLFINRDKASVI; encoded by the exons gtgttctggcatTTTTAGCCCTGCCAGGAGGAGTGGTGGTGTCAGCACAGGAGCTGTTCTTCGGCCAGACATCCCAGGGTTCTGTTAACATGGCAGCCACCCACAAGAGCCTCCTCTCCCCACCCAAACCTTCCCCAGTTTACTGGCACCAGGAAGGCTCCAGCAGTGGGGAATGGTCATCCAAAGGCACACAGCCATCGGACATCATTCTTCCTTCTGCAGGTCTCCCTTTGCTTCACACAGCCCTGGCTCCTCACATCCATGACATAGAAACTGTCACCCCAAACAGCGATAGCCATGTGACTCACCCACAGGGGCCCAGGTGGAATACTGTGAACCAAGGCCTTGTTCATGCATTTTTCAGGGTACCTCAAATCCAAAATCCAGTTTCTGTTAGCATTAACCAGGCCAGTGGCAGACCTAAACTTTCCAGCACAGTATTGCCAAATATGTCTGTTTTATCCAACTCCGGATCAGACCGAGGGGAAACACTCATCGCAGATCACAAAAAGCCGCAGAAACAACCAGGTGATCCCAAGAAGCCTTCCTCTCTCGCTTCCCGCTCCTCCTCTTCAGTTGATGTGTATTCTGCACGAGGCCTGAAACTCAGGGAGCATGCTGTAGGGTCCCCAGAGCTGCCTGTACACCACACCATCTCTCTGCGGGAGGTGCATGCTGTGAACGAAACCCCCACTGCGCAGCTGCTGATAGAGTCGAAGGACGGGTCTGTTTCTCTGGTTGCCAGCCCATCGGAAAATTTTACTTCCACTGTTCCCAACATGGTCCTATCAACTGAACCTGACCTCAGTTCACAGAATTCAACTGACAACCTAACCAACCAAACCGCAGCCACTGAGGAGGGTGGTGGCACTGGCACTGCGTCGGCAGGGACCCAAAAGGTGAACGTAACCATTCCTGCAGGGTTGACCTCTAATAGCAGCCCATTTGAGGAGACACCTGCTCAGGGGAATGGCTCTGAGACCCTCTCCACAGCCAGTGGGAATATCCAGGACCCAGTCACAACCAACGAGCCCTGGACGTCTGGGAACAGCTCTGGCTCTGCTGGCGACTCCCCACCATCCCGAGTAACCATCTGCTTGAGTCGGATGGACATCGTTTGGATTGTTCTGGCCATAAGTGTGCCTGTGTCCTCCATCT CCGTCCTGTTGACTGTGCTTTgcatgaggaagaagaagaagtcgacGAGTCAGGAGAACAACCTGAGCTACTGGAACAACGCCATCACCATGGACTACTTCAGTAGACATGCTGTGGAGCTTCCCAGAGAGATCCATACTCTGGAGAGCGAG GAGCATGAAACTTGTCTACCCCCTAATGGAGACTACAGTGGCAGCAGTGTGGTCCTGGTTAACCCCTTCTGCCAGGAGACCCTCTTCATCAACAGAGACAAAGCTTCTGTCATATAA
- the tmem108 gene encoding transmembrane protein 108 isoform X2, with protein sequence MECGWDENHEHCGGGTGSHDTMKTRLQVLRCQLLSVLAFLALPGGVVVSAQELFFGQTSQGSVNMAATHKSLLSPPKPSPVYWHQEGSSSGEWSSKGTQPSDIILPSAGLPLLHTALAPHIHDIETVTPNSDSHVTHPQGPRWNTVNQGLVHAFFRVPQIQNPVSVSINQASGRPKLSSTVLPNMSVLSNSGSDRGETLIADHKKPQKQPGDPKKPSSLASRSSSSVDVYSARGLKLREHAVGSPELPVHHTISLREVHAVNETPTAQLLIESKDGSVSLVASPSENFTSTVPNMVLSTEPDLSSQNSTDNLTNQTAATEEGGGTGTASAGTQKVNVTIPAGLTSNSSPFEETPAQGNGSETLSTASGNIQDPVTTNEPWTSGNSSGSAGDSPPSRVTICLSRMDIVWIVLAISVPVSSISVLLTVLCMRKKKKSTSQENNLSYWNNAITMDYFSRHAVELPREIHTLESEEHETCLPPNGDYSGSSVVLVNPFCQETLFINRDKASVI encoded by the exons gtgttctggcatTTTTAGCCCTGCCAGGAGGAGTGGTGGTGTCAGCACAGGAGCTGTTCTTCGGCCAGACATCCCAGGGTTCTGTTAACATGGCAGCCACCCACAAGAGCCTCCTCTCCCCACCCAAACCTTCCCCAGTTTACTGGCACCAGGAAGGCTCCAGCAGTGGGGAATGGTCATCCAAAGGCACACAGCCATCGGACATCATTCTTCCTTCTGCAGGTCTCCCTTTGCTTCACACAGCCCTGGCTCCTCACATCCATGACATAGAAACTGTCACCCCAAACAGCGATAGCCATGTGACTCACCCACAGGGGCCCAGGTGGAATACTGTGAACCAAGGCCTTGTTCATGCATTTTTCAGGGTACCTCAAATCCAAAATCCAGTTTCTGTTAGCATTAACCAGGCCAGTGGCAGACCTAAACTTTCCAGCACAGTATTGCCAAATATGTCTGTTTTATCCAACTCCGGATCAGACCGAGGGGAAACACTCATCGCAGATCACAAAAAGCCGCAGAAACAACCAGGTGATCCCAAGAAGCCTTCCTCTCTCGCTTCCCGCTCCTCCTCTTCAGTTGATGTGTATTCTGCACGAGGCCTGAAACTCAGGGAGCATGCTGTAGGGTCCCCAGAGCTGCCTGTACACCACACCATCTCTCTGCGGGAGGTGCATGCTGTGAACGAAACCCCCACTGCGCAGCTGCTGATAGAGTCGAAGGACGGGTCTGTTTCTCTGGTTGCCAGCCCATCGGAAAATTTTACTTCCACTGTTCCCAACATGGTCCTATCAACTGAACCTGACCTCAGTTCACAGAATTCAACTGACAACCTAACCAACCAAACCGCAGCCACTGAGGAGGGTGGTGGCACTGGCACTGCGTCGGCAGGGACCCAAAAGGTGAACGTAACCATTCCTGCAGGGTTGACCTCTAATAGCAGCCCATTTGAGGAGACACCTGCTCAGGGGAATGGCTCTGAGACCCTCTCCACAGCCAGTGGGAATATCCAGGACCCAGTCACAACCAACGAGCCCTGGACGTCTGGGAACAGCTCTGGCTCTGCTGGCGACTCCCCACCATCCCGAGTAACCATCTGCTTGAGTCGGATGGACATCGTTTGGATTGTTCTGGCCATAAGTGTGCCTGTGTCCTCCATCT CCGTCCTGTTGACTGTGCTTTgcatgaggaagaagaagaagtcgacGAGTCAGGAGAACAACCTGAGCTACTGGAACAACGCCATCACCATGGACTACTTCAGTAGACATGCTGTGGAGCTTCCCAGAGAGATCCATACTCTGGAGAGCGAG GAGCATGAAACTTGTCTACCCCCTAATGGAGACTACAGTGGCAGCAGTGTGGTCCTGGTTAACCCCTTCTGCCAGGAGACCCTCTTCATCAACAGAGACAAAGCTTCTGTCATATAA
- the tmem108 gene encoding transmembrane protein 108 isoform X1 encodes MNADKYMDILDKNLLQSAPDFRLGQRLTFQHDNDPKSTAKIMEWLQGVLAFLALPGGVVVSAQELFFGQTSQGSVNMAATHKSLLSPPKPSPVYWHQEGSSSGEWSSKGTQPSDIILPSAGLPLLHTALAPHIHDIETVTPNSDSHVTHPQGPRWNTVNQGLVHAFFRVPQIQNPVSVSINQASGRPKLSSTVLPNMSVLSNSGSDRGETLIADHKKPQKQPGDPKKPSSLASRSSSSVDVYSARGLKLREHAVGSPELPVHHTISLREVHAVNETPTAQLLIESKDGSVSLVASPSENFTSTVPNMVLSTEPDLSSQNSTDNLTNQTAATEEGGGTGTASAGTQKVNVTIPAGLTSNSSPFEETPAQGNGSETLSTASGNIQDPVTTNEPWTSGNSSGSAGDSPPSRVTICLSRMDIVWIVLAISVPVSSISVLLTVLCMRKKKKSTSQENNLSYWNNAITMDYFSRHAVELPREIHTLESEEHETCLPPNGDYSGSSVVLVNPFCQETLFINRDKASVI; translated from the exons gtgttctggcatTTTTAGCCCTGCCAGGAGGAGTGGTGGTGTCAGCACAGGAGCTGTTCTTCGGCCAGACATCCCAGGGTTCTGTTAACATGGCAGCCACCCACAAGAGCCTCCTCTCCCCACCCAAACCTTCCCCAGTTTACTGGCACCAGGAAGGCTCCAGCAGTGGGGAATGGTCATCCAAAGGCACACAGCCATCGGACATCATTCTTCCTTCTGCAGGTCTCCCTTTGCTTCACACAGCCCTGGCTCCTCACATCCATGACATAGAAACTGTCACCCCAAACAGCGATAGCCATGTGACTCACCCACAGGGGCCCAGGTGGAATACTGTGAACCAAGGCCTTGTTCATGCATTTTTCAGGGTACCTCAAATCCAAAATCCAGTTTCTGTTAGCATTAACCAGGCCAGTGGCAGACCTAAACTTTCCAGCACAGTATTGCCAAATATGTCTGTTTTATCCAACTCCGGATCAGACCGAGGGGAAACACTCATCGCAGATCACAAAAAGCCGCAGAAACAACCAGGTGATCCCAAGAAGCCTTCCTCTCTCGCTTCCCGCTCCTCCTCTTCAGTTGATGTGTATTCTGCACGAGGCCTGAAACTCAGGGAGCATGCTGTAGGGTCCCCAGAGCTGCCTGTACACCACACCATCTCTCTGCGGGAGGTGCATGCTGTGAACGAAACCCCCACTGCGCAGCTGCTGATAGAGTCGAAGGACGGGTCTGTTTCTCTGGTTGCCAGCCCATCGGAAAATTTTACTTCCACTGTTCCCAACATGGTCCTATCAACTGAACCTGACCTCAGTTCACAGAATTCAACTGACAACCTAACCAACCAAACCGCAGCCACTGAGGAGGGTGGTGGCACTGGCACTGCGTCGGCAGGGACCCAAAAGGTGAACGTAACCATTCCTGCAGGGTTGACCTCTAATAGCAGCCCATTTGAGGAGACACCTGCTCAGGGGAATGGCTCTGAGACCCTCTCCACAGCCAGTGGGAATATCCAGGACCCAGTCACAACCAACGAGCCCTGGACGTCTGGGAACAGCTCTGGCTCTGCTGGCGACTCCCCACCATCCCGAGTAACCATCTGCTTGAGTCGGATGGACATCGTTTGGATTGTTCTGGCCATAAGTGTGCCTGTGTCCTCCATCT CCGTCCTGTTGACTGTGCTTTgcatgaggaagaagaagaagtcgacGAGTCAGGAGAACAACCTGAGCTACTGGAACAACGCCATCACCATGGACTACTTCAGTAGACATGCTGTGGAGCTTCCCAGAGAGATCCATACTCTGGAGAGCGAG GAGCATGAAACTTGTCTACCCCCTAATGGAGACTACAGTGGCAGCAGTGTGGTCCTGGTTAACCCCTTCTGCCAGGAGACCCTCTTCATCAACAGAGACAAAGCTTCTGTCATATAA
- the cdv3 gene encoding protein CDV3 homolog: MADVPAEKSLDDFFAKRDKKKKKEKGKGKEPAAGTTTSVVVKKTKKEKEKSTKSENQDAQLEKEDEEWKEFEQKEVDYSGLRLQALQITDEKEDEEYEKEEVGEDGEIILVSGDKISGPWNKSGGAAPPPAASPVEELEVPESKPAGVYRPPGARLTPSRRGPTQGPPEIYSDTQFPSLLSTAKHVETRKDREIEKTFEVVKHKNRGREETSGASMQQLQLDNQYAILGDK; encoded by the exons ATGGCGGATGTTCCTGCAGAGAAGAGTCTGGACGATTTCTTTGCCAAGCGcgacaaaaagaagaagaaagagaaaggGAAGGGGAAGGAACCCGCCGCCGGGACAACCACGTCGGTTGTGgtgaagaagacaaagaaagagAAGGAGAAATCGACAAAAAGCGAAAACCAAGATGCTCAACTTGAAAAG GAGGATGAGGAGTGGAAGGAGTTTGAGCAGAAAGAAGTGGACTACAGTGGGCTTCGGCTCCAGGCGCTGCAGATAAC GGATGAAAAGGAGGATGAGGAGTATGAGAAGGAGGAGGTAGGAGAGGACGGAGAGATTATTCTGGTTAGTGGAGACAAAATATCTGGTCCCTGGAACAAGTCTGGTGGTGCTGCGCCTCCTCCTGCTGCTTCACCTGTGG AGGAATTAGAAGTGCCCGAGTCGAAGCCCGCTGGAGTGTATCGACCTCCAGGAGCTCGACTCACCCCCAGTAGACGAGGGcccacccaggggcctcctgagaTCTACAGTGACACACAGTTCCCCTCTTTACTGTCCACCGCCAAGCACGTCGAGACACGCAA AGACAGAGAAATAGAGAAGACCTTTGAAGTTGTAAAACACAAAAATCGTGGCAGAGAAGAGACCAGCGGTGCTTCCATGCAGCAACTGCAGCTGGACAACCAGTACGCCATCCTGGGGGACAAGTAA